One genomic region from Labeo rohita strain BAU-BD-2019 chromosome 7, IGBB_LRoh.1.0, whole genome shotgun sequence encodes:
- the emc4 gene encoding ER membrane protein complex subunit 4 isoform X1, whose protein sequence is MTSPGAQGGGALATRGGATGKRMKWALELSLGNSSRNRGDRQSKDGDVMYPVGYSDKPVPDTSVQEADRNLVEKRCWDVALGPLKQIPMNLFIMYMSGNTISIFPIMMVCMMAWRPIQALMSMSATFKLLESSSQQWLQGLVYLIGNLLGSALAVYKCQSMGLLPTHSSDWLAFIEPPQRLEIMGGGMVM, encoded by the exons ATGACGTCACCGGGCGCTCAGGGGGGCGGGGCTCTGGCCACGAGGGGCGGAGCCACTGGAAAGAGGATGAAGTGGGCGCTGGAGCTGAGCCTCGGCAACAGCAG CAGGAATCGCGGCGACAGGCAGAGTAAGGATGGAGACGTCATGTATCCGGTGGGATACTCGGATAAACCCGTCCCGGACACCAGCGTACAGGAGGCTGACCGCAACCTGGTGGAGAAG aggtGCTGGGACGTGGCGTTGGGTCCGCTGAAGCAGATTCCCATGAACCTCTTCATCATGTACATGTCTGGAAACACCATCTCCATCTTCCCCATCATGATGGTGTGTATGATGGCCTGGAGACCCATCCAGGCACTCATGTCCATGTCAGCCA CGTTTAAGCTGTTGGAGAGCTCCAGTCAGCAGTGGCTCCAGGGTCTGGTGTATCTCATCGGGAATCTGCTGGGATCCGCACTGGCCGTCTACAAGTGTCAATCAATGGGACTCCTCCCGACGCACTCGTCTGATTGGCTGGCGTTCATAGAGCCACCTCAG AGACTGGAGATCATGGGCGGAGGGATGGTcatgtga
- the emc4 gene encoding ER membrane protein complex subunit 4 isoform X2, translating into MTSPGAQGGGALATRGGATGKRMKWALELSLGNSRNRGDRQSKDGDVMYPVGYSDKPVPDTSVQEADRNLVEKRCWDVALGPLKQIPMNLFIMYMSGNTISIFPIMMVCMMAWRPIQALMSMSATFKLLESSSQQWLQGLVYLIGNLLGSALAVYKCQSMGLLPTHSSDWLAFIEPPQRLEIMGGGMVM; encoded by the exons ATGACGTCACCGGGCGCTCAGGGGGGCGGGGCTCTGGCCACGAGGGGCGGAGCCACTGGAAAGAGGATGAAGTGGGCGCTGGAGCTGAGCCTCGGCAACAGCAG GAATCGCGGCGACAGGCAGAGTAAGGATGGAGACGTCATGTATCCGGTGGGATACTCGGATAAACCCGTCCCGGACACCAGCGTACAGGAGGCTGACCGCAACCTGGTGGAGAAG aggtGCTGGGACGTGGCGTTGGGTCCGCTGAAGCAGATTCCCATGAACCTCTTCATCATGTACATGTCTGGAAACACCATCTCCATCTTCCCCATCATGATGGTGTGTATGATGGCCTGGAGACCCATCCAGGCACTCATGTCCATGTCAGCCA CGTTTAAGCTGTTGGAGAGCTCCAGTCAGCAGTGGCTCCAGGGTCTGGTGTATCTCATCGGGAATCTGCTGGGATCCGCACTGGCCGTCTACAAGTGTCAATCAATGGGACTCCTCCCGACGCACTCGTCTGATTGGCTGGCGTTCATAGAGCCACCTCAG AGACTGGAGATCATGGGCGGAGGGATGGTcatgtga
- the si:cabz01101003.1 gene encoding ubiquitin carboxyl-terminal hydrolase CYLD, which translates to MSGDSHHSRRRRYPKMYMVASDHKVQDHLEGTIRLQRGQLCHQQEGGGHRSARGDHLWVKVIDNGCVVKVERQVLNEVPADLAGLLEPVPDLEIRVKLLSRTQFLQRMTALPLGSEVRVIWNRSQSELAEAELRYRGPLTRGSSAVYFGIQLKGWAAGRGKGNGSYKGHQLFTCPDGCAMFLPVSDLTLPRSSRGGSSGDNDRHPHQSNHAASANGQNPVNILSRAAESSPNPGVPQPFAVGQRVCFTRDECVQRGSVQFCGPLSHRAPSAIYVGVLLDQPGGSWDGYYKNTKLCSIPSPDFGALLPLSKVTPESRSERSPLAVTSPKPLPQLPPLPVSNKAALQPPSPSKDPSQPTTTPANRPLIQPSMLVTAKKALQPPSSSVPKAALKPPPLNTPKPALLPPVVLPNKPQAPPMSPPIDQSRSSNGFHNLLSPAVAEQKAEFSTWLEVGSMVEVNDPPLFGVIRWIGQINNIPEPVAGIELDQELSAATDGSYLGERHFRCPANKGLFVKLRNCRRDSRFPEPELPINQVDRCNSIAFANWSSKRVEDHTPPLSGPDARLTYEGFKKGIQGHLNSCYLDASLFSIFSCCSSFDWLLFWPSGPQNNPISHSAQDLLRCEIVNPLRRYGYVCASKTMALRKLLKEETADSGFTNEEKDPEEFLNQLFLLLQVEPLLKIRSVSQKAQECFIYQLFPPSVSPSSPLVSPASPGLSPVLSPSAGLLRVSSVQALLESSFMHSGLKLTEAPSCLPLLMPRFGKEFKMFDAILPSLSLDITDLLDETLRQCSICQSVAQWECLQCYEDVDITPGQLKQYCNTCNTQVHTHKKRQTHRPVEVRVPRGCWEGPVHGARQLMDLFAVTCIETSHYVSFVKHGPQPTDWLFFDSMADREGGENGFNVPQVRACPEVGRYLSLSVDEIARLDVASLRDPVRRLLCDAYMCLYHCPQLSLYK; encoded by the exons ATGTCCGGCGACTCGCATCACAGTAGAAGAAGACGCTACCCCAAAATGTACATGGTCGCGTCCGACCATAAAGTGCAGGACCACCTGGAAGGAACCATTCGCCTGCAGCGGGGGCAGCTGTGTCATCAGCAGGAGGGAGGGGGACACAGGAGCGCGAGAGGTGATCATTTGTGGGTGAAG gtGATCGATAATGGCTGCGTGGTGAAGGTGGAAAGGCAGGTTCTCAATGAAGTCCCGGCTGATCTCGCCGGTCTGCTCGAACCCGTCCCTGACCTCGAGATCCGCGTCAAACTGCTGTCCAGGACGCAGTTCCTGCAGCGAATGACCGCTTTGCCGCTGGGATCAGAGGTGCGGGTCATATGGAATCGCAGCCAATCAGAGCTCGCCGAGGCGGAGCTTCGTTACCGCGGGCCGTTGACGAGAGGAAGCTCCGCTGTTTATTTTGGAATTCAGCTAAAA GGATGGGCAGCAGGTCGCGGTAAAGGCAACGGAAGCTATAAAGGGCATCAGTTGTTCACGTGTCCGGACGGCTGCGCCATGTTCCTCCCGGTCAGTGACCTCACGCTCCCTCGATCGTCCCGCGGCGGCAGCTCCGGTGACAACGACCGCCATCCGCACCAGTCGAACCACGCGGCGTCCGCTAACGGCCAGAATCCCGTCAACATACTGTCACGTGCTGCGGAGTCCAGCCCCAATCCCGGCGTGCCGCAGCCGTTCGCCGTGGGACAGAGGGTCTGTTTCACTCGGGACGAGTGCGTCCAGCGCGGGAGCGTCCAGTTCTGCGGGCCCCTGTCTCACCGCGCCCCGTCTGCAATTTATGTGGGAGTTTTACTG gatCAGCCAGGAGGATCGTGGGATGGATATTATAAAAACACCAAACTGTGCTCCATCCCGTCGCCTGACTTTGGAGCTTTGCTTCCTCTCTCTAAAGTAACCCCAG AATCTCGATCTGAACGGTCTCCTCTGGCTGTGACGAGTCCCAAACCGCTTCCTCAACTGCCGCCGCTGCCCGTCTCCAATAAAGCCGCCCTTCAGCCTCCGTCACCCAGCAAAGACCCGTCACAGCCCACGACGACGCCCGCGAACCGGCCGCTCATCCAGCCGTCCATGCTGGTGACAGCTAAAAAAGCCCTCCAGCCTCCGTCCTCCTCCGTCCCTAAAGCCGCTCTAAAACCTCCTCCGCTCAATACACCCAAACCTGCTCTGCTGCCTCCCGTGGTCCTGCCCAACAAACCACAGGCCCCGCCCATGTCCCCGCCCATCGACCAGTCCCGCTCCTCCAACGGATTCCACAACCTCCTGTCTCCAGCGGTCGCTGAGCAGAAGGCGGAGTTTAGCACGTGGTTGGAGGTGGGATCCATGGTGGAGGTGAACGACCCGCCCCTTTTCGGAGTCATTCGCTGGATTGGACAAATCAACAACATCCCGGAACCGGTCGCTGGAATCGAGCTG GATCAGGAGTTGTCCGCCGCCACGGATGGCAGTTATCTGGGTGAACGTCACTTCCGCTGTCCCGCTAACAAAGGCCTCTTCGTCAAACTGAGGAACTGCAGACGCGACTCCAGGTTTCCGGAACCTGAACTGCCCATCAATCAGGTCGATCGATGCAACTCAATTG CGTTTGCTAACTGGAGCAGTAAGCGTGTGGAGGATCACACGCCTCCGCTGTCGGGTCCAGACGCCCGTCTGACATACGAGGGCTTCAAGAAAGGCATTCAGGGACACCTGAACTCCTGCTACCTGGACGCGTCTCTCTTCAG TATATTCTCGTGCTGCAGCTCGTTCGATTGGCTGTTGTTTTGGCCGTCTGGTCCTCAGAACAATCCCATCAGTCACAGCGCTCAGGATCTGCTGCGCTGCGAGATCGTCAATCCTCTGCGCcg GTACGGATATGTGTGTGCCAGTAAAACCATGGCTTTACGCAAACTACTTAAAGAAGAAACCGCCGATTCAGGATTTACCAATGAGGagaaag atcCAGAGGAATTCCTCAACCAGCTTTTCCTGCTTCTCCAGGTTGAACCGCTTCTGAAGAtcag gtcTGTGAGTCAGAAGGCGCAGGAGTGTTTCATCTATCAGCTCTTTCCTCCGTCTGTTTCTCCGTCGTCTCCTCTGGTTTCTCCCGCTTCTCCTGGTCTGTCTCCGGTCTTGTCTCCGTCTGCGGGGCTCCTGCGTGTGTCCAGCGTTCAGGCGTTACTCGAATCCTCCTTCATGCACTCGGGACTCAAGCTCACAGAG GCTCCGTCGTGTTTGCCGCTCCTCATGCCCAGATTCGGCAAAGAGTTCAAGATGTTTGACGCCATCCTGCCCTCGCTGAGCCTCGACATCACCGACCTGCTGGACGAGA ctcTGCGTCAGTGCAGTATCTGTCAGTCGGTGGCGCAGTGGGAGTGTCTGCAGTGTTACGAGGATGTTGACATCACACCTGGACAATTAAAACAGTACTGCAACACCTGTAACACacag GTTCACACACATAAGAAGCGTCAGACGCACAGGCCGGTGGAGGTGCGGGTGCCGCGGGGCTGCTGGGAAGGGCCGGTTCACGGGGCCCGTCAGCTGATGGATCTGTTCGCCGTCACCTGCATCGAGACGAGCCACTACGTGAGCTTCGTCAAACACGGACCCCAACCCACCGACTGGCTCTTCTTCGACAGCATGGCTGACAGAGAgg GAGGAGAGAACGGCTTTAACGTGCCGCAGGTTCGAGCATGTCCGGAGGTCGGCCGTTATCTGAGTCTGTCCGTGGATGAAATCGCTCGTCTGGACGTGGCGTCGCTCAGAGATCCCGTCCGCCGCCTACTGTGTGACGCCTACATGTGTCTCTACCACTGTCCACAGCTCTCTCTCTACAAataa